The following are from one region of the Hyphomicrobium album genome:
- the idi gene encoding isopentenyl-diphosphate Delta-isomerase, with protein MNDALERVILVDGDDRPLGTAPKLDAHVNGQLHRAFSVLVHDGAGNLLLQKRARGKYHSGGQWANACCGHPRPGEETAVAARRRLFEEMGVDCGLMPLQTLIYRADVGGGLVEHELVHLFTACWRGAVEPDPAEADAHSWQPLFAVRRTAVATPERFTPWFRLYLTLDLGELGMDDQDIGAVGRI; from the coding sequence GCGTGATCTTGGTCGATGGCGACGATCGGCCGCTCGGCACGGCGCCCAAGCTCGACGCGCACGTCAACGGACAATTGCATCGCGCGTTCTCTGTTCTCGTTCACGACGGCGCCGGCAACCTGCTGCTGCAGAAGCGGGCGCGCGGCAAATATCACTCGGGCGGCCAATGGGCCAACGCCTGTTGCGGGCATCCGCGTCCTGGCGAGGAGACTGCGGTCGCCGCAAGGCGCCGCCTCTTTGAAGAGATGGGCGTCGATTGCGGGTTGATGCCGCTGCAAACCCTCATCTATCGCGCCGATGTCGGCGGTGGCCTCGTCGAGCATGAGCTGGTCCACCTATTCACGGCTTGCTGGCGCGGCGCTGTCGAGCCCGATCCCGCCGAAGCCGACGCACACAGTTGGCAGCCTCTGTTCGCTGTGCGCCGAACCGCCGTCGCGACGCCGGAGCGGTTCACCCCGTGGTTCCGTCTCTACCTCACGCTCGATCTCGGCGAACTCGGCATGGACGACCAGGACATCGGCGCCGTAGGCCGCATCTAG
- a CDS encoding APC family permease, whose amino-acid sequence MTKKSSDHAPSSQPDAGQIGLVAAVSIGIGGMVGAGIFSILGVVAQAAGNAMWLAFAIGGVVALLSTYSYAKLGAAFPSAGGAVHFLVKSFGDGVFAGGLNLFMWAGYIISLALYATAFGNYAATFITDRPSALLLKFLAIGAVLLVTVVNAFGAKIMGRGETIIVAVKVAILVVFAAVGLYFIRPENLSPALWPGEQAILFGAGVLFIGYEGFGLITNAAGDMRDPQRTLPRALYIAVLLVIVLYLAVSLTVTGNLSDAEIERARDYALAEAARPFLGETGFRLIAIAALFSTASAINATLFGSANVCYMIARDGELPARLSCVEWKQATGGLLLTAALVIVVMLCFDLSGIAMMGSAAFLLVYGAVNAGHLLVLKQTGANALIVWLSLLTCLAMFAVLGVYTLQQQPAAIAALVLIAAASFVAEWLYRRWTGRQINTIDCPTR is encoded by the coding sequence ATGACCAAGAAATCTTCTGACCACGCTCCTTCATCACAGCCCGATGCCGGCCAAATCGGCCTGGTAGCCGCGGTGTCCATTGGCATCGGCGGCATGGTTGGCGCAGGCATCTTCTCGATCCTCGGCGTGGTCGCGCAGGCGGCCGGCAACGCCATGTGGCTAGCTTTCGCGATCGGCGGCGTCGTGGCGCTGCTCTCCACCTATTCCTATGCCAAGCTCGGCGCGGCGTTCCCCTCCGCCGGCGGGGCCGTACACTTCCTGGTGAAGAGCTTCGGCGACGGCGTGTTCGCCGGCGGCCTCAACCTGTTCATGTGGGCCGGTTACATCATCTCGCTCGCGCTCTATGCGACGGCCTTCGGCAACTACGCCGCCACCTTCATCACTGATCGGCCGTCGGCATTGCTGCTCAAGTTCCTGGCGATCGGCGCCGTGCTGCTCGTGACGGTCGTCAATGCGTTCGGCGCCAAGATCATGGGGCGCGGCGAAACGATCATCGTTGCCGTCAAGGTGGCGATCCTCGTCGTCTTTGCCGCCGTGGGGCTCTACTTCATCAGGCCGGAGAACCTGTCGCCCGCGCTGTGGCCCGGAGAGCAAGCGATCCTGTTCGGGGCCGGTGTGCTGTTCATCGGCTACGAGGGGTTCGGGCTCATCACCAATGCGGCCGGCGACATGCGCGATCCGCAAAGGACCTTGCCGCGCGCTCTGTACATCGCCGTGCTCTTGGTGATCGTCCTTTACCTCGCCGTGTCGTTGACCGTAACCGGCAATCTGTCCGATGCTGAAATCGAGCGCGCCAGGGACTACGCGCTGGCGGAGGCCGCCAGGCCGTTCCTCGGAGAAACGGGCTTCCGGCTCATCGCGATCGCCGCGCTGTTCTCGACCGCGTCGGCGATCAACGCCACGCTCTTCGGCTCGGCCAACGTTTGCTACATGATCGCCCGCGACGGCGAACTGCCGGCACGTCTCTCGTGTGTCGAATGGAAGCAGGCGACGGGTGGCCTCCTCCTCACCGCAGCGCTCGTCATCGTGGTGATGCTGTGCTTCGACCTCTCCGGAATTGCCATGATGGGAAGTGCCGCTTTCCTTCTCGTCTATGGCGCGGTGAATGCGGGCCACCTCCTGGTTCTGAAGCAGACGGGGGCGAATGCGTTGATCGTCTGGCTGTCGCTGCTCACTTGCCTCGCCATGTTCGCTGTTCTCGGGGTCTACACACTCCAGCAGCAGCCTGCGGCGATCGCGGCACTCGTCCTCATCGCGGCTGCGTCGTTCGTAGCCGAATGGCTCTACCGGCGTTGGACGGGTCGCCAGATCAACACGATAGATTGCCCGACCAGATAA
- a CDS encoding TonB-dependent receptor plug domain-containing protein codes for MYLRFSRRSPRPSIYAGILAASASILSLAMATGALAQSATELPPLEVETTKKVKKRPGSEPQVPVTQVSGAASDTDAPVVHSANNTPTDAAKVGSSVTVLTERDLDKQSKTFLKDYLQQVTGVNFSQNGPPGSTTRLSVRGAALKYVKVLIDGIDVSDPSGTETQTHFEHLLVGDVSRIEVLKGSQSTLYGGDAVAGVISIETKVATKPGFSQSGGAEYGSYSTYRGAYTAGFASQDGSNVALTVQGINTAGFSAASAGNEDDGYRNLTLSGRGEYFISPSVSVFFAARTYDAKNEFDGNVNPDPFGAVIFGDLANSGTSRQSAGRAGTRFSFLDGAFQNTLAIQGMRIERDFHDVTSAPTDSSYTGKRVKGEYKGVLSFNEHLALLVGADWERTSLANNSLPYQPEAEIIGSFAQLMIEPINGLLLTGGGRIDEHDAFGQFDTYRLTAAYLLPGTETKLRASASTGFRAPSLDELYGSYPQFFMPNYGNPNLTPEESESWDIGVDQGFMRGAYTVSATYFELDTLNLIGFNGDCFSDPTIPCLANVAGTTNRKGVELSSVAHFTESVAVSMGYTYVQTETPTNTRLPFVPRHSFVLGLDFQPIDKVELNVTGQYVADTFQSRTDQLDNYFLLSAKAAYEIVPGWKAYVRGENLLDEQYETIAQFGTAGLAVYGGVQMALPEN; via the coding sequence ATGTATCTGCGTTTTTCGAGGCGTTCGCCTAGACCATCCATCTATGCCGGCATTCTTGCCGCATCCGCTTCCATCCTTTCGCTCGCCATGGCCACCGGCGCGCTCGCCCAGTCGGCGACCGAGCTGCCGCCGCTCGAGGTCGAGACGACTAAGAAGGTCAAGAAGCGGCCGGGCTCAGAGCCACAGGTTCCGGTTACCCAGGTGAGCGGCGCCGCATCCGATACGGATGCCCCTGTCGTGCATTCTGCTAACAACACACCGACCGATGCCGCCAAGGTCGGCTCGTCGGTCACGGTGTTGACGGAAAGGGATCTCGACAAGCAGTCTAAGACGTTCCTCAAGGACTATCTGCAGCAAGTCACTGGCGTTAACTTCAGCCAGAACGGTCCTCCGGGATCCACAACACGTCTGAGTGTGCGCGGCGCCGCGCTGAAGTACGTTAAGGTCTTGATCGACGGTATCGACGTGAGCGACCCGTCGGGCACTGAAACACAGACCCATTTCGAGCATCTGCTGGTGGGCGACGTATCGCGCATCGAGGTATTGAAGGGCTCGCAGAGCACACTATACGGTGGCGACGCAGTCGCCGGCGTGATCAGCATAGAAACGAAGGTCGCGACGAAACCGGGATTTTCCCAGAGTGGTGGTGCCGAGTATGGCTCCTACAGTACCTATCGCGGTGCCTATACGGCGGGCTTCGCCTCGCAGGATGGGAGCAACGTCGCGCTGACGGTGCAGGGCATTAACACGGCGGGATTCTCTGCCGCGTCGGCCGGCAACGAGGATGATGGATATCGCAACCTCACCCTCTCGGGGCGAGGCGAGTATTTCATCTCGCCGTCGGTTAGCGTCTTCTTTGCCGCTCGCACTTACGACGCCAAGAACGAATTCGATGGCAACGTGAACCCCGATCCGTTCGGCGCTGTCATTTTCGGAGATCTGGCGAACTCCGGCACCAGCCGTCAGTCGGCAGGACGCGCCGGAACGCGCTTTTCGTTTCTTGACGGCGCCTTCCAGAACACGTTGGCGATCCAAGGAATGCGGATTGAACGCGACTTCCACGACGTCACGAGCGCGCCCACCGATTCGTCCTACACCGGCAAACGCGTAAAGGGTGAATACAAGGGAGTGCTGTCCTTCAACGAGCATCTCGCGCTGCTGGTTGGCGCAGACTGGGAAAGAACGTCGCTCGCGAACAATAGCCTACCCTATCAGCCTGAAGCGGAGATCATCGGAAGCTTTGCCCAGCTTATGATAGAGCCGATAAATGGCCTGCTCCTGACAGGCGGTGGCCGCATCGACGAGCATGACGCCTTCGGTCAGTTCGATACGTACCGCCTCACTGCGGCCTATCTCTTGCCGGGCACCGAGACCAAGCTGCGAGCCAGCGCAAGCACGGGTTTCCGGGCCCCGAGCCTCGATGAGCTGTACGGATCGTATCCTCAGTTCTTCATGCCCAACTACGGCAACCCCAACCTCACACCCGAAGAGAGTGAAAGCTGGGACATTGGCGTCGATCAGGGGTTCATGAGGGGGGCATACACGGTCAGCGCCACCTACTTCGAACTCGACACGCTCAACCTCATTGGGTTCAACGGCGACTGCTTTAGTGATCCGACCATCCCCTGCCTCGCCAATGTGGCCGGCACGACGAACCGGAAGGGTGTTGAGCTGAGCAGCGTGGCGCACTTCACAGAGTCCGTGGCCGTGAGCATGGGCTACACGTATGTGCAGACGGAAACGCCTACCAATACTCGGTTACCCTTCGTGCCGCGCCACAGTTTCGTCTTGGGGCTGGATTTTCAGCCGATCGACAAGGTTGAACTCAATGTCACCGGCCAGTACGTCGCCGATACGTTTCAAAGCCGGACTGACCAACTCGACAACTACTTTCTGTTGAGCGCGAAAGCCGCCTACGAAATCGTTCCGGGTTGGAAGGCATACGTTCGAGGCGAGAACCTGCTTGATGAACAGTATGAGACCATCGCCCAGTTCGGAACCGCCGGCCTGG